Proteins co-encoded in one Hominilimicola fabiformis genomic window:
- a CDS encoding alpha/beta-type small acid-soluble spore protein translates to MSKNKIQVPEAKQAMEQFKMEAANEVGVNLKQGYNGDLTAKQAGSIGGQMVKKMIADYESRMK, encoded by the coding sequence ATGAGTAAAAACAAGATTCAAGTTCCTGAGGCAAAGCAAGCTATGGAGCAGTTCAAAATGGAAGCAGCTAACGAAGTAGGCGTAAACCTAAAGCAAGGTTACAACGGTGACCTTACAGCAAAGCAAGCCGGAAGTATCGGCGGTCAAATGGTTAAAAAAATGATAGCTGATTACGAAAGCAGAATGAAATAA
- a CDS encoding chloride channel protein, with product MIKDIAIEKMKSASNYVITFLKWALISIIIGVVGGCVGALFHMSVNYANIIFTMHDWFVLFLPIGGIIIVAMYKACKMLENKGTDSIISSIRNDEKVPISLAPLIFVSTVITHLCGGSAGREGAALQLGGSIGSNIGRLFKLDEKDIHMVVMCGMSAVFSALFGTPITAAVFALGVTSVGIMYYSALVPCLMSSLAAFLVTRFAGLEPTQFAITVIPQTGVITILQTILISALCAELSIIFCTTMHYTARYLKIWFKNPYIRVVVGALAIIALTYLTGSRDYNGSGMDIIEHAVVGGHAKGWAWALKIVFTAITIGAGFKGGEIVPTFFIGATFGCVVGHLFGLNPGFAAAIGMIAMFCGVLNCPIASIVLSIELFGSKGFILFAIAAGVSYMLSGYYGLYSSQKIMYSKLKAEYINKDTK from the coding sequence ATGATAAAGGATATAGCGATTGAAAAAATGAAATCTGCGTCAAATTACGTTATTACGTTTTTGAAATGGGCGTTGATTTCAATAATAATCGGAGTGGTTGGTGGGTGCGTCGGCGCGTTGTTTCATATGAGTGTAAATTATGCGAATATTATTTTTACAATGCACGATTGGTTTGTACTGTTTCTTCCGATAGGCGGTATTATAATCGTGGCAATGTACAAAGCGTGTAAAATGCTTGAAAACAAGGGGACGGACAGTATTATTTCGTCAATAAGAAATGATGAAAAAGTACCTATTTCACTTGCACCGCTTATATTTGTAAGTACGGTTATAACTCATCTTTGCGGCGGCAGTGCCGGCAGAGAAGGTGCGGCACTTCAGCTTGGCGGAAGTATAGGAAGTAATATCGGCAGGCTTTTTAAACTTGACGAAAAAGATATACATATGGTTGTAATGTGCGGAATGAGTGCGGTGTTTTCGGCTCTGTTCGGTACACCGATAACGGCGGCTGTGTTTGCACTTGGTGTAACAAGCGTGGGAATTATGTATTATTCGGCACTTGTACCGTGTCTTATGTCGTCACTGGCGGCATTTTTGGTTACAAGATTTGCGGGACTTGAGCCGACTCAATTCGCAATCACCGTTATTCCGCAGACAGGCGTTATAACGATTTTACAGACAATACTTATTTCAGCATTGTGTGCGGAACTAAGCATAATATTCTGTACGACAATGCACTATACGGCAAGATATTTAAAAATATGGTTTAAAAATCCATATATAAGAGTAGTTGTCGGTGCGTTGGCGATAATCGCACTTACATATTTAACAGGCTCACGAGATTATAACGGTTCGGGAATGGATATAATCGAACACGCCGTTGTCGGCGGTCATGCAAAAGGTTGGGCGTGGGCATTGAAAATCGTGTTCACCGCAATAACAATCGGTGCGGGATTTAAAGGCGGAGAGATTGTTCCGACATTCTTTATCGGTGCGACATTCGGTTGTGTTGTCGGTCATTTGTTCGGTTTAAATCCGGGATTTGCGGCGGCAATCGGAATGATTGCAATGTTCTGCGGTGTGCTTAACTGTCCGATTGCGTCGATAGTTTTAAGTATTGAATTGTTCGGCTCAAAAGGCTTTATACTTTTTGCCATTGCGGCAGGTGTGAGTTATATGCTGTCGGGATATTATGGGCTGTATAGCAGTCAGAAGATTATGTATTCGAAGTTGAAAGCGGAATACATAAATAAGGATACAAAGTAA